In the Piscinibacter sp. XHJ-5 genome, one interval contains:
- a CDS encoding DUF3365 domain-containing protein, whose translation MERMTKTRTRIPLWVGVVASAMSLGAAGWWTARDLVLSQGLNEGRTVADFAESVGRWASQYGGIHVRTEGVQARMPGSFLTRATYAVNGSDADVLQGSRIDAGGGERTALARVEAYHWKNPALIQREVADAIAESGSRARYRLTAATVLNPSNAPNPMEQEALNVLKTGVLKEYWQVRGGELFYARAVVAKTSCLKCHDSPQKAPEYLRRNAQFNGGGGFGYEDGKPAGLISVTLPLPNPWVAARSSLSTQAWAALLVAGGCLAWVAWGATQRRRP comes from the coding sequence ATGGAACGAATGACGAAGACGCGCACCCGCATTCCCCTATGGGTGGGCGTGGTGGCCTCGGCGATGAGCCTGGGTGCCGCCGGCTGGTGGACCGCCCGGGACTTGGTGCTCAGCCAGGGGCTGAACGAAGGGCGCACGGTCGCGGACTTCGCCGAGAGCGTGGGCCGCTGGGCCTCGCAGTACGGCGGCATTCACGTGCGCACGGAAGGGGTCCAGGCGCGCATGCCGGGCTCCTTCTTGACCCGCGCCACCTATGCCGTCAACGGCAGCGATGCCGACGTGTTGCAGGGCAGCCGCATCGATGCCGGCGGCGGCGAGCGCACCGCGCTGGCGCGCGTCGAGGCCTACCACTGGAAGAATCCCGCGCTCATCCAACGCGAGGTGGCCGACGCCATCGCTGAGTCGGGCAGTCGCGCCCGGTATCGCCTCACCGCGGCCACCGTGCTCAACCCGTCCAACGCGCCCAACCCGATGGAGCAGGAGGCGCTCAACGTGCTCAAGACCGGCGTGCTCAAGGAGTACTGGCAAGTCCGCGGCGGCGAGCTGTTCTACGCCCGCGCCGTCGTCGCCAAGACCAGCTGCCTGAAGTGCCACGACTCGCCGCAGAAGGCTCCCGAATACCTGCGCCGCAACGCCCAGTTCAACGGCGGTGGCGGCTTCGGCTACGAAGATGGCAAGCCTGCCGGCCTCATCAGCGTGACCCTGCCGCTGCCCAACCCTTGGGTCGCGGCCCGCAGCAGCCTGTCGACCCAGGCCTGGGCCGCGCTGCTCGTCGCGGGGGGCTGCCTGGCATGGGTGGCATGGGGCGCCACGCAGCGTCGCCGCCCATAG
- a CDS encoding acetyl-CoA C-acyltransferase family protein translates to MTSRDTFVVSAARTAIGTFGGTLKDVPLADLATLAVKAALERSGAPLDAIGHLAMGNVIPTDPRDAYLGRVAAMQAGLPQEVPAFNVNRLCGSGLQAIVSAAQALMLGDCEVAVGAGAESMSRSPYLVPAMRWGARMGDAQMLDYMLQILHDPFHKIHMGITAENVAEAHGITRLQMDELAAESHRRAAAATAAGHFKSQIVPVPITTRKGTVMFDTDEHVKPDTSVETLAKMKPAFKKEGGTVTAGNASGINDGAGAVVLATADAVKAHGLTPLARLVSYAHAGVDPQLMGIGPVPATKLALKKAGLSVRDLDVVESNEAFAAQACAVTKLLDLDPAKVNPNGSGVSLGHPVGATGVIITTKAIHELHRTGGRHALVTMCIGGGQGIAAIFERT, encoded by the coding sequence ATGACCTCCCGCGACACCTTCGTCGTCTCCGCCGCGCGCACCGCAATCGGCACCTTCGGCGGCACCCTCAAGGACGTGCCTCTGGCTGATCTGGCCACCCTTGCTGTCAAGGCCGCGCTGGAACGCAGCGGCGCACCACTGGACGCCATCGGTCACCTGGCGATGGGCAATGTGATCCCCACCGACCCACGCGATGCCTACCTCGGCCGCGTGGCTGCGATGCAAGCCGGCCTGCCGCAGGAGGTGCCGGCGTTCAACGTGAACCGGCTGTGCGGCTCTGGCCTGCAGGCCATCGTCTCGGCCGCCCAGGCCTTGATGCTCGGCGACTGTGAGGTGGCAGTGGGCGCCGGTGCCGAAAGCATGTCTCGCAGCCCGTACCTCGTGCCGGCGATGCGCTGGGGCGCGCGCATGGGCGACGCGCAGATGCTCGACTACATGCTGCAAATCCTGCACGACCCGTTCCACAAGATCCACATGGGCATCACGGCCGAAAACGTCGCCGAGGCGCACGGCATCACCCGCCTGCAGATGGACGAGTTGGCCGCAGAGAGCCACCGCCGCGCTGCCGCGGCGACTGCCGCGGGCCACTTCAAGTCGCAGATCGTGCCGGTGCCCATCACCACCCGCAAGGGCACGGTGATGTTCGACACCGACGAGCACGTGAAGCCGGACACCAGCGTCGAAACGCTGGCGAAGATGAAGCCGGCGTTCAAGAAGGAAGGCGGCACGGTCACTGCAGGCAACGCCTCCGGCATCAATGACGGCGCCGGCGCAGTCGTCCTGGCCACTGCCGATGCGGTGAAGGCGCACGGCTTGACGCCGCTCGCCCGGCTGGTGAGCTACGCCCATGCGGGCGTCGATCCGCAGCTGATGGGGATCGGCCCGGTGCCGGCGACCAAGCTGGCGCTGAAGAAGGCGGGTCTGTCGGTGCGCGACCTCGACGTCGTCGAGAGCAACGAGGCGTTCGCCGCACAAGCCTGCGCGGTCACCAAGCTGCTGGACCTCGACCCGGCGAAGGTCAACCCGAACGGCTCCGGCGTGTCCCTCGGTCACCCAGTAGGGGCTACGGGTGTGATCATCACGACGAAAGCGATCCATGAGCTGCACCGCACCGGTGGTCGGCACGCGTTGGTGACGATGTGCATCGGTGGCGGCCAGGGCATCGCCGCGATCTTCGAGCGCACCTGA
- a CDS encoding indolepyruvate ferredoxin oxidoreductase family protein, with translation MTPSSPVSLADKYELPKGRVFMTGTQALVRLMLAQKARDEAAGLNTSGFVSGYRGSPLGSVDQEMWKAKAHLERNNVVFTPGLNEELAATAAWGTQMVSLDPKAKVEGVFAMWYGKGPGVDRSGDVFKHANIAGTSKHGGVLAIAGDDHTCKSSTLPHQSEQAFIAAMMPVLNPSGVREFIEFGLHGWAMSRYSGCWVGFKSIADTIETSSSFEIDPMAVEIRIPDTFLVPPQGFSIRWPDPPMEQERRLMHERIYAALAYVRINRLNRQLWHAPQARLGIATTGKSYLDTREALDLLGIDEQAARQLGLRLLKIGVPWPLEPDCIREFAQGLDQILVVEEKRPIIESQIKDQLYNAPSRPKVVGKFEGAGEWAGMQGAGFVLAPSGELTPVAIAHAIADRIVKVFGESALGEGGRAFLASSAAATAGVDPTLPVRLPFFCSGCPHNTSTKVPEGSKAMAGIGCHAMATWMDRSTSLITQMGGEGAAWIGQAPFTASEHLFVNLGDGTYNHSGSLALRAAVAAKVNVTYKILANDAVSMTGGQPIEGGLSAIDILQQVAAEGVAHLHLVSDDPAAWQAMGGIPKHTVVSHRDRLDEVQRELREKKGVSVIVYAQVCAAEKRRRRKKKELVDPPKRVVINEEVCEGCGDCGVQSNCVSVMPLETELGRKRTIDQSSCNKDYSCVKGFCPSFVTVEGGQLRKPSKRAAGAPAELPAPVLPTLSRPYNVLITGVGGTGVVTIGALMGMAAHIESKGVVILDMAGLAQKGGAVMSHVRLAAHPQAIHSARVAIGQADLVLGCDLMVAASKDTLAAIDKARTVAVVNTDVAPTGSFAQNPDWQARPEALLKKVQDAVKRTDTVDASRIATALMGDAVATNVFMLGFAWQKGLIPLQEASLLKAIELNGTAADMNKAAFAWGRQAALDMATARSAAGLDKSATIVMMPPRTPTLEALLADRMQRLAAYQDAAYAERYGSFVRDVAQAEMAAVGTDRLAREVGVSLYKLMAYKDEYEVARLYVDSGFFEKVGRQFEGDYHLRFHLAPPLLSRKDASGHLIKRQYGPWVVTAFKWLAKAKGLRGTALDVFGYTQERRAERALIGEYMQLMRQVVGRITAESAATALELARLPQTIRGFGHVKDENLAAARIRQAKLLETLDVPSPAARAVQAALAK, from the coding sequence ATGACCCCGTCTTCCCCCGTTTCGCTTGCCGACAAGTACGAACTCCCCAAGGGCCGCGTCTTCATGACCGGCACTCAGGCTTTGGTGCGCCTGATGCTTGCGCAGAAAGCGCGTGACGAGGCGGCTGGCCTGAACACAAGCGGTTTCGTCTCCGGTTATCGCGGCTCGCCGCTGGGCTCGGTGGACCAGGAGATGTGGAAGGCGAAAGCGCATCTCGAAAGGAACAACGTCGTCTTCACGCCGGGGCTGAACGAGGAGCTCGCGGCGACCGCCGCCTGGGGCACTCAGATGGTGAGCCTGGACCCGAAGGCCAAGGTCGAAGGCGTGTTCGCGATGTGGTACGGCAAAGGCCCCGGCGTCGACCGAAGCGGTGATGTCTTCAAGCACGCCAACATCGCGGGCACATCGAAGCACGGCGGCGTGCTCGCGATCGCCGGCGATGACCACACCTGCAAGTCCTCGACCCTGCCACACCAGAGCGAGCAGGCGTTCATCGCAGCGATGATGCCGGTGCTCAACCCGTCCGGCGTGCGCGAGTTCATCGAATTCGGCCTGCACGGCTGGGCGATGTCGCGCTACTCGGGCTGCTGGGTCGGCTTCAAGTCGATCGCCGACACGATCGAGACCTCCTCATCCTTCGAGATCGACCCGATGGCGGTCGAGATCCGCATCCCCGACACGTTCCTGGTGCCGCCGCAGGGCTTCTCGATCCGCTGGCCCGACCCGCCGATGGAGCAAGAGCGGCGGCTGATGCATGAGCGCATCTACGCGGCGCTGGCCTACGTGCGGATCAACCGGCTCAACCGGCAGCTGTGGCATGCCCCTCAAGCCAGGCTCGGCATCGCCACCACCGGCAAGAGCTACCTCGATACGCGAGAGGCGTTGGACCTGCTCGGCATCGACGAGCAGGCAGCGCGCCAGCTCGGCCTGCGGCTGCTGAAGATCGGGGTTCCGTGGCCGCTGGAGCCCGATTGCATTCGGGAGTTCGCGCAGGGCCTGGACCAGATCCTGGTCGTCGAGGAGAAGCGTCCGATCATCGAGTCGCAGATCAAGGATCAGCTGTACAACGCACCCTCGCGTCCGAAGGTGGTGGGCAAATTCGAAGGCGCGGGCGAGTGGGCGGGCATGCAAGGGGCCGGCTTCGTGCTGGCGCCCAGCGGCGAGTTGACGCCGGTGGCGATCGCGCATGCGATCGCCGACCGCATCGTCAAGGTGTTCGGCGAATCGGCGTTGGGCGAGGGTGGCCGCGCGTTCCTGGCCAGCAGCGCTGCGGCGACCGCGGGCGTCGACCCGACCTTGCCCGTGCGGCTGCCGTTCTTCTGCTCGGGCTGCCCGCACAACACCTCCACCAAGGTGCCGGAGGGCTCCAAGGCGATGGCCGGCATCGGTTGCCATGCCATGGCCACGTGGATGGATCGCAGCACATCGCTGATCACGCAGATGGGCGGCGAAGGCGCGGCCTGGATCGGCCAGGCGCCGTTCACCGCCAGCGAGCATCTGTTCGTGAATCTCGGCGACGGCACCTACAACCACTCGGGCTCGCTCGCGTTGCGCGCTGCCGTGGCGGCGAAGGTGAACGTGACCTACAAGATCCTGGCCAACGACGCCGTCTCGATGACGGGCGGCCAGCCGATCGAAGGCGGGCTCAGCGCCATCGACATCCTGCAGCAGGTGGCCGCCGAGGGTGTGGCGCACCTCCATCTGGTATCCGACGATCCGGCAGCCTGGCAGGCCATGGGCGGCATTCCGAAGCACACCGTGGTCAGTCACCGTGATCGGCTGGACGAGGTTCAGCGTGAGCTGCGGGAGAAGAAAGGCGTGTCGGTCATCGTCTATGCGCAGGTGTGCGCGGCAGAGAAGCGCCGGCGCCGGAAGAAGAAGGAGCTGGTCGATCCGCCGAAACGCGTGGTGATCAACGAGGAGGTCTGCGAGGGCTGCGGGGACTGCGGCGTGCAGTCCAACTGCGTGTCGGTGATGCCCTTGGAGACCGAGCTCGGACGCAAGCGCACGATCGACCAGAGCTCATGCAACAAGGACTACTCCTGCGTGAAGGGCTTCTGCCCGAGTTTCGTCACGGTCGAGGGCGGCCAGTTGCGCAAACCGTCGAAGCGCGCGGCCGGCGCCCCCGCCGAGCTGCCTGCGCCGGTGCTGCCCACGCTGAGCCGGCCCTACAACGTGCTGATCACGGGCGTCGGCGGGACCGGCGTGGTGACGATCGGCGCGTTGATGGGCATGGCCGCGCACATCGAGAGCAAGGGCGTTGTGATCCTCGACATGGCGGGTCTGGCGCAAAAGGGCGGAGCGGTGATGTCGCACGTGCGGTTGGCCGCGCACCCGCAAGCCATTCACAGCGCCCGCGTTGCCATCGGTCAGGCCGACCTGGTGCTCGGCTGCGACCTGATGGTGGCCGCCAGCAAGGACACGCTGGCCGCCATCGACAAGGCACGCACCGTGGCGGTCGTGAACACCGATGTCGCGCCGACCGGCAGCTTCGCGCAGAACCCGGATTGGCAAGCCCGGCCCGAGGCGCTGCTGAAGAAGGTGCAGGACGCCGTCAAACGCACGGACACTGTCGATGCGTCGCGCATCGCGACGGCGTTGATGGGCGACGCCGTCGCGACCAACGTCTTCATGCTCGGCTTCGCCTGGCAGAAGGGCCTGATCCCGCTGCAGGAGGCATCGCTGCTGAAGGCGATCGAGCTCAATGGCACGGCCGCCGACATGAACAAGGCCGCGTTCGCATGGGGCCGGCAAGCGGCGCTCGACATGGCCACGGCGCGTTCCGCAGCCGGTCTCGACAAGAGCGCCACGATCGTCATGATGCCGCCCCGCACGCCGACGCTCGAGGCGCTGCTGGCGGATCGCATGCAGCGCCTTGCCGCCTACCAGGACGCGGCGTATGCCGAGCGCTACGGGTCGTTCGTGCGTGACGTCGCACAGGCCGAAATGGCCGCGGTGGGCACCGACCGGCTGGCGCGCGAGGTGGGTGTGAGCCTGTACAAGCTGATGGCCTACAAGGACGAGTACGAGGTCGCACGCCTGTACGTCGACTCAGGCTTTTTCGAGAAGGTCGGCCGCCAGTTCGAGGGCGACTACCACTTGAGGTTCCATCTCGCGCCGCCGCTGCTGTCCAGGAAGGACGCGAGCGGGCACTTGATCAAGCGGCAGTATGGCCCGTGGGTGGTGACGGCATTCAAGTGGCTCGCGAAGGCCAAGGGCTTGCGGGGCACGGCGCTCGATGTCTTCGGCTACACGCAGGAGCGGCGCGCCGAGCGCGCGCTGATCGGCGAGTACATGCAATTGATGCGGCAGGTCGTCGGCAGGATCACCGCCGAAAGCGCTGCCACGGCGCTGGAACTTGCACGCCTGCCGCAGACCATCCGCGGATTCGGCCACGTGAAGGACGAGAACCTGGCGGCGGCGCGAATCCGTCAGGCCAAGCTGCTCGAAACACTGGACGTGCCAAGCCCGGCGGCGCGGGCGGTCCAAGCCGCGTTGGCGAAGTGA